From Flexistipes sp.:
GAATCCAGCTCATGATAGCTCATTTTGAGCATTTGTTCGTCCGTAACACCGGGGATGAGATCGGGGGAAGGCGGTTTATTGCGAATTTTCTCCGGAATACCAATCTGTTCTGCCAGCTCATATACCTGCTTTTTATAAAGGTGAAGGATCGGCTCTATATCTGAAGAATCATCCCCCCATTTAACAAAAAATCCCGTTTCATATTCTGTGCGGTTAGCAGCACCCAATACAGCATAATTAAGCTGCTCAGCTTCCAGGTAGAGACACACCATACGCATCCGGTGTTTTGCACGATAATATGCCAGCCCTTTCCTAAAATCATCATCCCCCTCATTTCTTAAATCTTTCAGATAAACATCGCCCTCTGTGGACTCTATACGTTTTTTGACATACAGTTCCTGTATTTTTCGGGGGACAAAACGTGTTGAAGGTTCAAGGTCGTAAACCCCTATTGCCTTCAATCCTTTTGTAATAGGCTTTACGATGCGTTCAATTCCAATAAAATCACAAACTTCTTCAGCATCAGTCAGAGTTTCAGCAGCGGAATCCCTTTCAGGCATAAGCAAACCAAGCACTCTGGCTTTGCCAAGGGCATCAGCAGCGAGCTTTGCAGTTACAGCTGAATCGAGTCCGCCGCTGATGCCGATTACAGCTCCTTTGTATTCATATTTTTCAACGCACGTTTTTATAAAATCAATAATTTCATCTTTCATCTGGGAAACTTATCTGTGTCCGTTGCTTTCCAGAGAGCGGGAGTAGCTGAATAGTTCCTGAAATTCTTTTCCTTCTCTATACCACCGGTTACTCGGATCATTAATCATTTCCTCCCAAACGGGATCCGTCAGCTCGGCAAACCGCTCTGCATATTCATCCATCCACTGCGCTATATAAGGATCATCAACAAGACTGTCCGGGGAAGAGTGACCTGAAACAGCATTGTGCTTACGCACAGCACTTCGCAACACCTTAGGGTTGTCGATAATCATGCATGGCCGCTTCAGATTGCCCTTTTCATTATAGGGGAACTCTCTGCGTATATCTTTAAAAAATGGAGAATTGACAATTTCAAGCAGTGGTTTTTCACGAATGTTGTCAACACCGAAATGAGCAAAAACACAGGGCTCAA
This genomic window contains:
- the nadE gene encoding NAD(+) synthase, encoding MKDEIIDFIKTCVEKYEYKGAVIGISGGLDSAVTAKLAADALGKARVLGLLMPERDSAAETLTDAEEVCDFIGIERIVKPITKGLKAIGVYDLEPSTRFVPRKIQELYVKKRIESTEGDVYLKDLRNEGDDDFRKGLAYYRAKHRMRMVCLYLEAEQLNYAVLGAANRTEYETGFFVKWGDDSSDIEPILHLYKKQVYELAEQIGIPEKIRNKPPSPDLIPGVTDEQMLKMSYHELDSILSSMAKREDLSNFDTVKVDRVKKLKNNTAKRKVKNLSLLNR